CATCATCCACAAGCTCAGCCGCTTCTTCGCTGGAGAGTTCCTGTATATTGATTTCCTGTACATCAGTGGTGATCCTGTACCCGACATTCTGATTCTTGAAAATATTGAGTACCAGATCTTTCAGAACGTTATACATATCACCCTGTGTCCCTTTAAGAGACATGGAACTGTCATAGGTGATAATGGATTCGCTGCTGAATGAAAGTGTCATCCGGTCGTTTTCAAAGAAAACTTCTTCCCGGCTGGTTTTCTGTTTCTGCAGTGATACCGCAACTGTATCAAGCTGTTTCTGTTTGTAATTCTCGAGTGGTGTCGATTTGACGGTCAGAGTGTTTTCAATCATTTCCTTTAGCCTCCATGCTGACTGTACAATGCGTCCATGCACTGTTTTGCCTGTAAAAAAGATTCTGTTGCTCTTTGTATCGGTAGGAAAATAGAGAAACTTTAGGAAAAAACTGAGATAAATGGAAAGATTTTGTTGTTATTCCTAAATGAATACGTATCGATGAACCGGTTTTTGATTGGTAACTGTGGTGGAGTATTGTTTTTAACGGCTTAAAGAAAGGGAAAGCTGTTTGGATTCCGCTGGTTTTTCTCGTTTCTGTGTTCATGGTGTCTTTTCTACTTGTTATTTTATGGTTTTTCAGTGGTTTTTTTCTGAGGAGAAAGTGGGCCACAAACCTGTTATGAGAGTATTTTTCATTAGCCTGTAAATGTTCTATGTGATATAGGGAAGATATGTATGCCTGCATGAGTATATTTACCTATACGATATTATTTTTCAGTGTGGTTGGTTTGTTCCAGGTGCCATGTAAAAAAGAGTGGAGTTATGTGAAATATTTTGAGGGAAGGGGGCTGAGAGAATAGTCAATGATGGAAAAGTTACGATCGCCACAGACACAGGCATCATTTCTTCCGATACGGGAATTATCGCCTGGAATTTTTTCCTCTCCAGGGAATGAGGAAATCTTGCTGATAGGGAGTCAGCGGCGTTTCAATACCAGCCTTCAGCACCTGCTTGAGGCCTCAGGATTTGCCTGTAAGAGTGCAGAAGGTAGAGAAGAAATCATCAGCCTGCTGGCAACTCAAAACTTCCCATTGATCATTCTTGATCTGGATGTCATGGAAAATGGCCACTCGCAGATCGTTGAGAAAATCAAAAGACTGAACAGAAAAGGCAAACTTATCTTTCTGAGCAGGGACTGTACTCTCGAGAAAGTTCTCTGGGGACTGAGGCAGGGTGTGGATGACTTTTTCAAAACGCCCTATTCTCCCGATCAACTGCTTGCATCTGTAGAGAAAATACTTCGCCAAACAGGACGAACGAAGCCAGTGGTACAGCAGAGCCGTGCAGATCTGTTGAAATCTGAGATCCTCCATCGATATATGGTGAACAATTCACCCGATATCATCTATCTCCTGGATCAGCAGGGGAAAATCGCCTTTATTAACCGTCAGGCCCAGGCGCTTCTCGGTCTTCCGGCGAATGATTTCATTGGCCGCCATTATAGCAGACTTGTTTATCCTGAAGATATGGAAAAGGTGCGCTTTGCACTCAGTGAGCGGAGAACAGGGAAACGGGCTTCGCGGGATATCGAATTACGTCTGGTACGCTGGGGCAATGATAAACATCCTGTAGTCGAGGTTGAGCTTTTTTCGACCGGAGTATACAAAGGCGGCTCTCAGTTCCCCCAAAATGTTTTTTTGGGAACATATGGTGTATTACGTGATGTTTCCCGGCGGAAAAAACTGGAAAAACAGTTTTATCACCAGCTCTACCATGACAGCCTGACCAATCTGCCTAATCGCAGCTTGTTTCAGGATCGTCTCAGGCTTGCCATCAGTCAGGCCAGAAGAAACCACGAGAAACTTGCGGTTATGTTTCTTGACATAGATGGTTTCAAGGATATTAACGATACATTCGGGCATCGGTATGGTGACCAGCTTCTCCAGTCGTTCAGCTCGCGGCTGAGGTCCTGCCTGCGGGAGGGGGATACCCTGGCCAGGATCGCCGGGGATGAATTTACCATTCTGCTTCCGGGGATCCAGGGGCATAAAGACAGTGGGAAGGTTGCTGCAAAGATTCTTGCAGAATTCAACGTGCCTTTCCGGCTTACGGATCAGGAAGTGAAGATTGGAGTAAGTATCGGTATTGCCCTGTTTCCTGAACACGGCAACCTTGAAGAGGAGCTTTTGCAAAGGGCTGACTGGGCCATGTATTTTGTGAAACATAACGGAAAGAATAATTTTCACTATTACGAAAAAACTGCCCGTACGCGAAACAGGGTTTTTTCAGCCCGCCAGGCAAACCCGTAAGGGTATTCCACGATATCCTTCACAGATTCCTGAGAATTACTGGGAGAATCTTCATCCATGGACAGAGACAGGAAAAAATGCGTTTATCAGACATTACGGAAATCGGATACTCTGCCGTCCCTGCCCCAGGTCTTATTGCAGGTGATCGAAACCTGCGAGAAAGAGGATGTCCACCTCTCTGAGTTGTCTGCTCTTATTCGCAAGGATCCCGCAATCAGCTCGCGTCTGTTAAAACTGGTCAATTCTGCGGCTTTTGGGGTGAAGAACAGGTTTGTCTCCCTGGACCAGGCTGTAGTTTATCTCGGAGTGGAAACGATAAAGAATATTACCGTTACTGCCTCTGTCTACCAGGTGTTTGGCAGTCTGAAAAACAGTGAGTGCTTTTCTCTGCCAGTTTTCTGGTGGCATTCGTTGACTACGGCTGTCTATGCGCGCAGGATTGCCGAAAAGACCAACTATGCAAATCTTGAGGAGGCCTATCTTGCCGGTCTGTTGAATAACCTGGGTGAGTTGTTACTGTGGATGAATTTTCCTGGTGAGTATACAGCAGTGTGGCAGGAGCAGCCCTCTTCCTCTCAGCAGCTCTGTGCCCTTGAAGAAGAGCGGATAGGTATCAATCATTGCGAGGCTGGTGCCTGGCTGATTCGTCACTGGAAGCTTGGTTCTTTCCTGGCCGATGCCATTCTTTATCACCATACTGCTTTGGAACAGGTTCAGGGCGGATTTCCTCTGGTCAGGATTATCCGGCTGGCCACCTGTTGTAATCGTTATGAACAGCAGGGTCTTGATGGACTATACAAGGCTGGAGAACAGCTTTTAGGATTTCACAGTGGAGAGATCGATGATCTTCGGG
The DNA window shown above is from Desulfomarina profundi and carries:
- a CDS encoding diguanylate cyclase domain-containing protein, whose amino-acid sequence is MMEKLRSPQTQASFLPIRELSPGIFSSPGNEEILLIGSQRRFNTSLQHLLEASGFACKSAEGREEIISLLATQNFPLIILDLDVMENGHSQIVEKIKRLNRKGKLIFLSRDCTLEKVLWGLRQGVDDFFKTPYSPDQLLASVEKILRQTGRTKPVVQQSRADLLKSEILHRYMVNNSPDIIYLLDQQGKIAFINRQAQALLGLPANDFIGRHYSRLVYPEDMEKVRFALSERRTGKRASRDIELRLVRWGNDKHPVVEVELFSTGVYKGGSQFPQNVFLGTYGVLRDVSRRKKLEKQFYHQLYHDSLTNLPNRSLFQDRLRLAISQARRNHEKLAVMFLDIDGFKDINDTFGHRYGDQLLQSFSSRLRSCLREGDTLARIAGDEFTILLPGIQGHKDSGKVAAKILAEFNVPFRLTDQEVKIGVSIGIALFPEHGNLEEELLQRADWAMYFVKHNGKNNFHYYEKTARTRNRVFSARQANP